In Desulfofundulus kuznetsovii DSM 6115, the following are encoded in one genomic region:
- a CDS encoding inorganic phosphate transporter gives MPDPHLLLIFVVIVLALTFDFINGFHDTANAIATSISTKALRPRTAIVLASVMNFVGAMTFTGVAKTIGGKIADPLSLSNGLVIVLAALLAASAWNLITWYYGLPSSSSHALIGSLTGAVIAAAGFSAVNFHGFINILKALVFSPILAVGVGFTIMTLIKLVFRNAVPHRINRRFRMLQVFTAAFQAFSHGTNDAQKTMGIITFALVAGGFQSSLHVPFWVKLSAALAMALGTSVGGWRIIKTVGTRIIKLEPGSGFSADLSSALVILGATLLKLPVSTTHVISSSVIGVGTARRFSTVKWGTAQKIVLAWVVTLPVTAVLAGLSYGLCAGIGRLAAVF, from the coding sequence GTGCCTGACCCTCACCTCTTGCTGATCTTCGTGGTAATCGTCCTGGCACTGACCTTTGACTTTATCAACGGTTTTCATGATACGGCCAACGCCATCGCCACTTCCATTTCCACCAAGGCTCTGAGGCCCCGGACGGCCATCGTCCTGGCTTCGGTGATGAATTTTGTGGGGGCTATGACCTTCACGGGCGTGGCCAAGACCATCGGCGGCAAAATTGCCGATCCTTTAAGCCTGAGCAACGGGCTGGTTATTGTGCTGGCAGCTCTTCTGGCGGCCAGTGCCTGGAACCTGATCACCTGGTACTACGGCCTCCCCAGCAGTTCCTCCCACGCCCTGATTGGTTCTTTAACCGGGGCTGTGATCGCCGCCGCCGGCTTCTCAGCGGTTAATTTCCACGGTTTCATCAATATCCTGAAAGCCCTGGTTTTCTCCCCGATCCTGGCCGTGGGCGTGGGTTTTACCATTATGACCTTAATCAAGCTAGTTTTTCGTAACGCCGTTCCTCACCGGATTAACCGGCGCTTCCGCATGCTCCAGGTCTTTACCGCCGCCTTCCAGGCCTTTTCCCACGGCACCAACGATGCCCAGAAAACCATGGGTATCATTACCTTTGCCCTGGTAGCCGGTGGTTTTCAAAGTTCACTTCACGTTCCATTTTGGGTCAAGCTTTCTGCCGCCCTGGCCATGGCGCTGGGCACCTCGGTGGGCGGCTGGAGGATCATCAAAACCGTCGGCACGCGCATCATCAAGCTGGAGCCCGGCAGCGGGTTTTCCGCCGACTTGAGTTCGGCCCTGGTGATCCTGGGAGCTACTTTGCTCAAGCTCCCGGTGAGCACCACCCACGTGATTTCCTCTTCGGTTATCGGCGTGGGTACGGCCAGGCGTTTTTCCACGGTCAAGTGGGGGACGGCGCAAAAGATCGTCCTGGCCTGGGTGGTGACGCTGCCAGTGACTGCCGTTCTGGCGGGGTTGTCCTACGGGCTGTGCGCCGGTATCGGCCGGCTGGCGGCAGTGTTTTAA